From Thermococcus sp.:
GAGGTAGCCGAGCCACCATATCAGGAGGGCCTCGATGACGTATTCGATTATCTTCCACTCCTTCTCCTCCATTTCAACCACGGGAAAGGTTAAAAGAGAGGTGTTAAAACCCTTTCCCATGAGTGAACCCGGTTTGGAGTACTTCCCCTACGAACCAAGGGAGCACCAGCTTGAGTTCATCGAGCTCGTTAGGGAATCTGCAGAGAGGGGAGAGAACGCCATAATCGAAGCGCCAACCGGCTTTGGGAAGACGATAAGCGTTCTGGCCGGAGTTCTCCCCGTTGCCAAAGAGCTCGGCCTCAAGGTTCTCTACCTCGCGAGGACTCACAGGCAGATGGACCGCGTTATAGAGGAGCTGAAGGCGATAAACGCCAAGAGCCCGGTTTCAGGTGTCGAGCTGAGGAGCAGAAAGGAGCTCTGCCTCCACAGCTACCTAAGGGAGTACACGAGCGACGCCTACACAGCTATGGTCGTCTGCAGGAACCTGAAGAAGCTCGGGAAGTGTCCCTTCTACGAGAACGAGAAAAAGAAGAAGGCCGAGTTTGACGAGCTAGTTCGCTTCTTCCTTCAGGAGCCGAGCCATCCGGCCGAGATAT
This genomic window contains:
- a CDS encoding DEAD/DEAH box helicase family protein, coding for MSEPGLEYFPYEPREHQLEFIELVRESAERGENAIIEAPTGFGKTISVLAGVLPVAKELGLKVLYLARTHRQMDRVIEELKAINAKSPVSGVELRSRKELCLHSYLREYTSDAYTAMVVCRNLKKLGKCPFYENEKKKKAEFDELVRFFLQEPSHPAEILSYAETLELCPYDLTRKIAEKADVIVASYLYALNPSIRESLMSSLGIDYSDLIVVFDEAHNLPDQAISALSDRLSINAVNRAIKEAEEYN